From Delphinus delphis chromosome X, mDelDel1.2, whole genome shotgun sequence, a single genomic window includes:
- the GPR174 gene encoding probable G-protein coupled receptor 174 — MPANDTCAGTDGSNTDFRYFIYAVTYTVILVPGLIGNILALWVFYGYMKETKRAVIFMINLAIADLLQVLSLPLRIFYYLNHDWPFGPGLCMFCFYLKYVNMYASIYFLVCISVRRFWFLLYPFRFHDCKQKYDLYISIAGWLIICLACLLFPLLRSSDDTPSNRTKCFVDLPTRNVNLAQSVVMMTIGELIGFVTPLLTVLYCTWKTVLSLQDKYPVAQDLGEKKKALKMILTCAGVFLICFAPYHFSFPLDFLVKSNEIKSCLARRVILIFHSIALCLASLNSCLDPIIYYFTTDEFRRRLSRQDLHDNIKLHAKSFVSSHTTSTLTTELC, encoded by the coding sequence ATGCCTGCTAATGACACATGTGCTGGGACAGATGGATCCAATACAGATTTTCGGTACTTCATCTATGCAGTGACATACACTGTCATTCTTGTGCCAGGTCTCATAGGGAACATATTAGCCTTGTGGGTATTTTATGGCTATATGAAAGAAACCAAACGGGCTGTGATATTCATGATAAACCTAGCCATTGCTGACTTATTACAAGTCCTCTCCTTGCCACTGAGGATCTTTTACTACTTGAATCATGACTGGCCATTTGGGCCTGGCCTCTGCATGTTTTGTTTCTACCTGAAGTATGTCAACATGTATGCAAGCATCTACTTCTTGGTCTGCATCAGTGTGCGAAGATTTTGGTTTCTCCTCTACCCCTTTCGCTTCCACGACTGTAAACAGAAATATGACCTATACATCAGCATTGCTGGCTGGCTAATAATCTGCCTTGCCTGTCTGCTATTTCCACTCCTCCGAAGCAGTGATGACACCCCTAGCAACAGAACAAAATGCTTTGTGGATCTTCCTACCAGGAATGTCAATCTAGCCCAGTCTGTTGTCATGATGACCATTGGCGAGTTGATTGGATTTGTCACTCCTCTTCTGACTGTCCTGTATTGTACCTGGAAGACGGTTTTATCACTGCAGGACAAATATCCTGTGGCTCAAGAccttggagagaaaaagaaagccttgAAGATGATTCTAACCTGTGCAGGAGTTTTCCTAATTTGCTTTGCACCTTatcacttcagttttcctttagaTTTCCTGGTCAAGtccaatgaaattaaaagctgccTAGCCAGAAGGGTGATTCTAATATTTCATTCTATTGCCTTGTGTCTTGCTAGTCTGAATTCCTGCCTTGACCCAATCATATACTACTTTACCACTGATGAGTTCAGAAGACGGCTTTCAAGACAAGATTTGCATGATAACATAAAACTCCATGCAAAATCATTTGTGAGCAGCCATACCACTTCTACCTTGACAACTgaactatgttaa